One segment of Candidatus Thorarchaeota archaeon DNA contains the following:
- a CDS encoding MGMT family protein has translation MCKRLAVVERNGLCAAGVFTPGGLYSCSLPSESLERAVRSAGGEGLRREDLPDDLVVVNYILDIYEGIDVPELPRVRLDFSGLSGKTQAVLTSLMKVPRGMTVTYGQLASMAGLPRASRFVGNVMARNRYAPIVPCHRVVSASGIGGYGLGIELKRALLRKEGALAD, from the coding sequence ATGTGTAAGAGACTGGCAGTCGTCGAAAGAAATGGGCTATGTGCCGCCGGGGTGTTCACCCCGGGCGGCCTCTATTCCTGTTCGCTTCCCAGTGAGTCCCTTGAGCGTGCTGTACGTTCCGCTGGAGGTGAGGGACTCCGTCGAGAAGACCTCCCGGATGACCTTGTGGTGGTCAACTACATTCTAGACATCTATGAAGGGATTGATGTTCCTGAATTGCCCCGAGTGCGTCTTGACTTCTCAGGTCTGAGTGGCAAGACTCAAGCGGTACTGACATCTCTCATGAAGGTCCCAAGAGGCATGACTGTGACCTATGGGCAGCTTGCGAGCATGGCTGGTCTGCCTAGGGCCTCCCGCTTCGTCGGGAATGTGATGGCCAGAAACCGCTATGCGCCCATAGTGCCTTGTCACAGAGTCGTCTCAGCCAGTGGCATAGGTGGTTATGGCCTCGGGATCGAGTTGAAGAGGGCATTGCTGCGGAAAGAAGGCGCACTTGCGGACTGA